TGCTGTGGCTGCCCGCGCCGCCGCGCACGCCGCCTTCGATAAGCAGGTTGCGCCGGGCGCGCACCACGCCGCCTTCCACCATGCCCATGACGCGCACGTTGTTGCCCTGGACAGAAAAACCCGCCCGCACGGAACCGTGCACGGCCATATCGCCCACAAAAAAGATGTTGCCGGTCTGAAAGCTGATGTCCTGGCGCACGTTGAGCAGCTTTTTGACCGTAATGCGGCCGTGGAGATAAAAAACGTAGCCGTTGGCCGCGGCAAGCAGGTATTCGGGGTGCTCCGGGTCCACCCGGGTATTGGGGCCGGCGGGGAAGGTGGGGGCGTCCAGAATGAAGCGCTGGTCCGGGCGCGCCCCGGCCGCCCCCAGAGGGATAAACCGGGCCAGCACCTGTCCGTTGATGACGTTTTGCACATAGCCCAGGCTGTAGACGTCGGACGCGCCGCCGGACCCCCCCGGCTTGAGATTGAGGTGGTTGAAATCGGGATTGAAGTAATGCTGCAGATAGTATGGCACCGTGCACCTTCCGCTGGAGCCTTTCGCCCTGGCGACGCCGTGTGCGCCGCAGCTTTGAAAGGATCTCCGGAACAGCCGCCGCGCGGCTATTCCGCTGTGTCGGGGATGTAACCCTTCAGTTCCTCTTCGCTGTAGAAGGTGGGGAAAAAGCCCTCTATTTCTGAGCGGCGCAGGAGCTCTTCCACGGGGGGCGCGGGCGTCAGCAGAACCAGCCTGCGGCCCTGGCTGCGGCCCTTGGTGCTGGCGCTCACCAGCACGCCCAGGCCGGAGGCGTCTACCT
The genomic region above belongs to Desulfovibrio legallii and contains:
- a CDS encoding STAS domain-containing protein, which translates into the protein MFTLLAESHNNVTVLRLTGDMLLPDVPDLNRQLEAYILAPGIRQVVLDLSQVEKVDASGLGVLVSASTKGRSQGRRLVLLTPAPPVEELLRRSEIEGFFPTFYSEEELKGYIPDTAE